The Saprospiraceae bacterium genome includes the window TTCATTAGTATTTCAGGCTATATTGGCACCAAGAAGATTCCAGCTCAATTAAAATTTATTCCAAATGCCGTGGAGCGGCCCACAGCGGAAGACCTTCAAGCAGATACCACTCCCTTAAATCCTTGGAAAGAAAAAATAAACAGCCTAATGGCAGCGGAGGTTTTTCTTGATCCGAGTTTGTGCCTCCAAGATTTAGCGGCTCAATTGCAAACCAATCCCTCTCTCCTTTCCAAGGTAATCAATAGCGGTTTTGGTATGAATTTTAATGATTTCATCAACTCTCATCGGGTAGTGGCGGTCAAAATAAAACTGCAACAAGGGGTGCATGAGCAACTAACGCTCACCAGTATTGCCTACGACTGTGGCTTCAACTCAAAGGCCACCTTTAATAGGGCCTTCAAGAAATTTACCGGAAAATCACCAAGAGATTATTTACTGCAATTGGAAAAAGAAGCCTTAATCTTAGCAAACAAATAAAGTCTTCGTATTTTCCGACAAATTTATGAACATGCGAAGAGAAAACCTTTCCCTCATGCCCTACTTGTGGCTCCTTTTTATTTGCACTTTTTCCTCTTACACCCTTAATAGTCAACCCATTAAACCCGGATTACTGGAAGGCCTTAGCTATCGAAACATAGGGCCTCACCGGGGTGGCCGGGTTACGGCTGTAACCGGGGTAGCAGGAGATCTTTTCACGTTTTATATGGGTGCTACAGGTGGTGGGGTATGGAAGACGACTGATGGCGGCTTAAGTTGGGGTAATATTTCCGATAAACACTTTAAGGCCGGCTCAATTGGTGCCATTACAGTGGCTCCTTCTGATCATAATGTCATATATGTAGGGACGGGCTCAACTGACCCTCGGGGCAATGTGTCGCCCGGTATAGGCATGTATAAATCAACGGACAGCGGCCAAAGTTGGGTGCACATTGGCTTGGATAAAGCGGGCCAGATTGGAGAGATTGTAGTTCACCCTTCTAATCCCGATTGGGTTTATGTAGCTGTTTTGGGAAATGTATTTGGCCCAAGTTCCGAGCGCGGCATTTTCCATTCAAAAGATGGGGGTGAGCATTGGGAAAAAAGCCTCTTTGTTAGTGACCGAACTGGCGCCATCGACCTGGACATGGACCCCAGCAATCCGCGTGTTCTTTATGCGGGTATGTGGACTGCTCAGCGCAAACCCTGGACCTTCATTGATGGTAGCGAAGAAGGGGGTGTTTGGAAAACAACCGATGGCGGACAATATTGGACTAGAATAAAAGGGGGCTTGCCAGAAGGCCTTGTTGGACGAGTTGGCATCACTATTTCTCCGGCCAATCCCAAGCGTATCTGGGTGCAACAAGAGGCAAAAGACGAAACGAAGGGCGGTATTTATCGCTCTGATGATGGCGGGGAAAGCTGGAAGCGAATCAATCGTTCGCATGAACTACGACAAAGAGCTTGGTACTACTCTCGAATATTTGCCGATCCCAAAGATGAAAACACCATTTATGCCTTGAATGCCAGCTTTTTTAAATCTATTGATGGCGGAAAATCCTTTGATCGAATTAGTGTCCCCCACGGTGATACCCACGCCCTTTGGATTAACCCTGATAACACCCGCGTGTTTATCCAAGGCAACGATGGCGGCGCCTGCGTTACCTTCAATGGTGGAGAAACCTGGACTACTCAAAACAATCAGCCTACCTCCGAATTTTATCGCCTGACTGTCGACAATCAATTCCCCTATCGGGTTTATGGTGCCCAGCAAGATAATACGACGATTTCGGTTTCTAGCCGTCCACAGGGAGGCCTAACACCTTATCAGGACTGGTATGAGGTTGGTGGTGGTGAAAGTGGCCATATTGCCGTCGATCCCAACAACCCTAATCTTATTTATGCCGGCACTTATATTGGGGTGATTACCCGAAAAGAATTGGACAAAGGCCATCAAAAAGATATTGTTGCCTATCCGCAAATGCACGACGGCACTGCGCCCAGGGATATTCGTTATCGTTTCCAGTGGAATGCGCCCATCCGCATTTCACCCCATGATCCTAATATTGTTTATCATTGTTCTCAATTTGTCCATCGGACAAAAGATGGAGGACAAACCTGGGAAATTATCAGCCCTGATCTAACCACCAACAAAGATGAATACCACCATATTCCCGGTGAGCCGATTCAGCATGACCATACCGGCGTTGAGCTGTATACGACCATCTTTGCCTTCGAGGAATCTCCGCATCAAGCAGGTGAACTATGGGCGGGGAGCGACGATGGCCGATTGCATATCAGTCGCGATGCGGGTAAAAACTGGCTGGAGATTACCCCTAAAGGCTTCCCAGTAGAAGCCACCATTAACAGCATTGATTTATCGACGCACGCACCGGGTCGCGCCTTGATAGCCGCCTATAAATACCGGGAAAATGATTTCCACCCCTATATTTACCTGACAAATGACTACGGAAAAAGTTGGAAGTTGCTCACCAATGGCATCCCAGACCATCATTTTGTTCGGGTGGTTAGAGAAGATCCTGTTCAGAAAGGATTATGGTTCGCTGGAACCGAATTTGGCATGTACCTTTCTTTTGATGAAGGTAAAAACTGGCAACCTTTTCAGCGCAACCTGCCCGTTACGCCCATTACTGATCTGGCCGTCAAGGACAATGATTTGGTCATAGCTACCCAAGGCAGGGCCTTTTGGATCATGGATGACATCTCTCCATTGCGGTCCATAAATGAAAAACTATTGGCTAAAACAACCCATTTATTTCCTATATCCACGCCCTACCGCACCCAAATACGTGGTAGCCGAGGTATAGGTAGCCCTGCCCCTGCCCCCCGTGGTGCAATCATCTACTTTTATCTCCATGAAAATTATGACAGCACCCAAGTTGCAACGCTAAGCATCAAAGATAGCAAAGACCATATCCGCCGCATCTATTCTTCCAAGCCTGGCAAAAAAGAAAGTCGCCTAACCTTGAAAAAAGGTTTAAACCGCCTTATTTGGGATTTGAGTTATGAAAGCCCCGAGGTGCAAAACGGCGCTCGGTTCTCCTTGGCCGATATCAGTGGTGTCAATGCCCCTCCTGGCCAGCATACGGTGGAATTGAAATTAGGAACCCTGACCGAGAGTCAAACCTTTACCCTGGAAAAGGACCCACGCTGGACCCAAAGTGATGAAGACCTCGTGGCTCAATATGAATTGAGCATGCAAGCCATGAATCTGCTCAACAACTGTCATACAACGATCGGTAAAATACGTTCCTTGCGCAGTCAATTAAAAGGAATTGAACAACGGGAAATGGAGGGGCCGCTAAAAGAAAAATTTCTGGAAGAAAGTAAAATTATCCAGCAGGAGCTTAGCTCACTAGAAAATCAATTGATCCAAACTGCCAGCGAAAGTAGCCAGGATCCGATCAATTACCCGCCCATGCTGGACGACCAAATGGCCTATCTCTATTCCGTGGTGAATAACCAGGATGACCGCCCCAACCAAGGGGCCTACGAACGATTCGAAGACCTTAAAACGGCCTTCCAACCGCATCAGAAAAAAATGGATGAATTGGTCGAAGAAGTAAAATCTTTGAATAAAATGCTAATGGAAAATGGCGTTGGGGTGATTAATATGGAGGCGAAGTGATGATTTTGGGGACGTGGAGGTATTGGAGAAGGCGTGGAGTTATTGGAGAAAAAAATCTCCAATACCTCTCCACCTCCATTAATTCCACGTCCAAAAAAACATCGCCGCTACGGGCTTTTCGCGCCTTTTCTACCGATGGAGAATCCCGATGGGATTGGAAGGGGCTGGGTTGGGGGGATTTCAATGGCAATATCAATTTCAATGACAATTTCAATTTCAATTTCAATGACAATATCAATGCGCCTGTGTCGCTGGGGCTTGCCCCCAACTCTCCAATACCTCTCCACCTCCATTAACTCCACGTCCAAAAAAACATCGCCGCTACGGGCTTTTCGCGCATTTTCTACCGATGGAGAATCCCGATGGGATTGGAAGGGGCTGGGTTGGGGGGATTTCAATGGCAATATCAATTTCAATCAAAATCAAAATTTCAATGACAATATCAATGCGCCTGTGTCGCTGGGGCTTGCCCCCAACCCTCCAATACCTATCCACCTCCATTAACTCCACGTCCATTTCCTCCACGCCCAAAAAAAGCCAAGCCTATCCCCTACTCATGCTTCCGCCCCTTGACGGCTCCAGCGTTGTACTCCCTTTCCAGGGCCTCCATTTCGGCCAATTCGCCGCGGGAGGGCTTCGAGGCGCGCAGGAGGTTGAAGGCTGGCTGCCCCGCATCCACCCAGGCCGTAAACCAGGCACTACCGATGGCCAGGATGGCATCTTGCATCCGCTTCTCTACCATGCCAGCCATTCGATCATGGTAGGCAGCGCAGTAGGCGGGACATTGGGTCCGCACAGTGGCGTCCAGGCGTTCTTCGAAGCAAAACTGCTGGTCGGGAGGAAAAGTTTGGCTCAATTCTTTTTCAATTTGCAGGACGCTGTCTAACAAGACATGACTATCCAGAACGATCTTCCAAAAGTAGGATTTGGGATCTTCAATATAAGTTGCTTTACCGACAAAAAAATCATAGGTTTTATCTGCATAAAGCTCTGGCAAGCGGCTTTCCCAAAAAGCGTGAATACCCAACTGATCCGTTAGCTGTCCATTGTAGTTTTCGGTGGTATGCAGGGGAACATGGGCATCGCCAATATAATGCCCTATTTCAGCCGAAAGGCGCAAAATTTGATTGATATTCTTTTGGCGAAAGGCCGTCGTTAGGCGATTTTGCATGACGGGAAGGTGAAAAGGAAGGATGCCATATTCTGAAAAATGGTCCTTAGCAAATACCGCCTGGCAATCCAGTCCCTGGCCATATTGCCCCAACAATACCCGGAAGCTATCACAAGGAACGAGCCAATCATCTTCATAATATTGGTTGAGGATATTATTCCGGAAAAATCGCTCATAATGTCCCTTTGAAATAGACCAGGCCAGTTGCCCATCCGGGCGCCGGAGGCTAAAATAGTTTTCGCTTTCCCCTTTTTTAGGCAAGGGGTCTGGTGTTAAAACCAAGGTATCGCCCAGCTCATTCACCACATGAATACTCGTGTATTTCATCAGGGCCTCGGTCCAGTCCCGGGGCACTTTACTAAAGGGGTAGGTATCCCAATGATCAATATCAATATAATGCCTGACCGCTTCGTGCCGAGTCGCATAGCGCCGTTTATCAGGGTCTACCGCATGTTCGGTAACATATTCCAGGTTTTTTTTATACAGCCCGATTAAATCCGGAGGAAGCGTAAACACCGCCATGCGATTGATCCGGCGGTGGCCAAAAAAGCCCCATCTGGGAGAGACCAGGCTGGTGAGGAGGATGAAAAACAGCGCAGCTACGGCAAATAAGGATTTGGATCGCATAGGAATCGTATTTTGGAGGGGGGTTAATCAAAAAAGAAATCATAACTCCAAAAAATCTTCTTGAAGACCTCATTTTGCACGAGCATGAAATCCTCGTTATCGACATTGGCATAATAACGCTCCACTATCGTTTCCACCGTCCCGCCACCTGTTTTTTCATCCAGTCCGGTTTGGAAATAACGGGGGTGCAAAGCAACCTCTTTGATCGTTCCATCCGTTTGCTCCAGCCGAATCTCACAAAAGGGAATTTGCTGTAGGATAGAATCTCTTTTGGCCTGTCCATTGATAAAAGACTCCGCGAGCAGGTGATCAAACAAGTATAAATAAGCCTGGATTTTGCCCTGGTTCGGGGCTTGAGGTTTCCTGGGAGTTAAATCATAAAAAGGGCTAAGGTCGAATTGTTGTTGGTTTCGAACCAAAGTAAAGGACTGGTTTCGTTGCAAGGGATAATTGATACTAATGGCCTGGATTTGATCTGCAGACAAGCCAAAGACCGTTTTATCTCTCCAATCGTCACCTGTAAGGTTATATCGAAAGCGGATATTGCCTGTCCAGGCTGGAATGCTAGCCACATAAGGCTGATTCGCCCCTTCAATCATGATATAGGTTCCGCGTTCATCCGGTGTAGAACCACCGATATAATAGGCCTTCATCAAGTTGTTTTGGCGATCGTAAAGTTCCACCTTAATGCCTTCTGTGGCAAGGCTTTTCACCAGGTTATTTACAGCCGCATTGGGTGGTTTAAATTGCATCTTCACCCGCTTGATGGCGTCTAGCAAGTTCTCTACAGCATTGGCATTGGCCTTGTATTTGCCATTATATGTCCAATGTGTACCCTTACGTTCCAGCGTTGTTTGATGATCAAAGCGGTCGGCCAAAAAGATTTTGTAGATCGCCGCTGTGTCTTCTATGGCGAAGGAGCGCTCCTCATACAATATGGTCGACTTTCGGTCGTCGGAGTTCAAAAGATAATACAAGGTCGTTCCACCAACGAGTACAAAAAACAGAAGTAGTATGAGCGTTTTATTTTTCATTGTCCTTCCTATAGGGTTGAGCATACCTTTTTCGTCGCCACCAGTTATAGGTCAATCCAAATAGCCCTAGAAAAACCAAGGGCAAGACGATGTTAAAAAACTGCCAAAAACCAGCCTGCTGTTTGGCCGCATTGGCGTCCAGCAACCTCAGCTTTACTTCTTTGCTTCTCGCGGCTATCAATCCCCTATCGTCCGATAAATATTCAATGGCATTGAGTAAAAAGTCTTTATTAGAAAATAAAAAGCCATTACCCTTCATTTCATTGCGATTGAACCCCAAGGGCATCACCCGCTGATTGCGCGCATCGTATTCATTGCGCGCCATATCTCCATCTGCGACCACCAGCATGCTGGTAGGCAGACTGGTCGACCTGAATTCCTGCCCCAAGGCGCTCAAACCTGCCTGCATCGAAGGGTCTACTCGGTTGGCGTAATAGGAGTCAAAGACGCCTTCAAAAAGGACGGCCAAGGGTTGTCCTTCCTTATTGAAATTGTTTTCTTCCAATCCGTACCGAAGAAAGTTGAAATCCATGCCCACCGGCAAGCGCTGGTAAAGCGAATGATTAGAGGATTCCAATAAGATTGTTTTTTGAAGTGGCAGCCGCGTTTGCACAACGGTATCAATGGCACTTGGGAATAGCATATTGATTGGTCCCAAAC containing:
- a CDS encoding glycosyl hydrolase, translating into MRRENLSLMPYLWLLFICTFSSYTLNSQPIKPGLLEGLSYRNIGPHRGGRVTAVTGVAGDLFTFYMGATGGGVWKTTDGGLSWGNISDKHFKAGSIGAITVAPSDHNVIYVGTGSTDPRGNVSPGIGMYKSTDSGQSWVHIGLDKAGQIGEIVVHPSNPDWVYVAVLGNVFGPSSERGIFHSKDGGEHWEKSLFVSDRTGAIDLDMDPSNPRVLYAGMWTAQRKPWTFIDGSEEGGVWKTTDGGQYWTRIKGGLPEGLVGRVGITISPANPKRIWVQQEAKDETKGGIYRSDDGGESWKRINRSHELRQRAWYYSRIFADPKDENTIYALNASFFKSIDGGKSFDRISVPHGDTHALWINPDNTRVFIQGNDGGACVTFNGGETWTTQNNQPTSEFYRLTVDNQFPYRVYGAQQDNTTISVSSRPQGGLTPYQDWYEVGGGESGHIAVDPNNPNLIYAGTYIGVITRKELDKGHQKDIVAYPQMHDGTAPRDIRYRFQWNAPIRISPHDPNIVYHCSQFVHRTKDGGQTWEIISPDLTTNKDEYHHIPGEPIQHDHTGVELYTTIFAFEESPHQAGELWAGSDDGRLHISRDAGKNWLEITPKGFPVEATINSIDLSTHAPGRALIAAYKYRENDFHPYIYLTNDYGKSWKLLTNGIPDHHFVRVVREDPVQKGLWFAGTEFGMYLSFDEGKNWQPFQRNLPVTPITDLAVKDNDLVIATQGRAFWIMDDISPLRSINEKLLAKTTHLFPISTPYRTQIRGSRGIGSPAPAPRGAIIYFYLHENYDSTQVATLSIKDSKDHIRRIYSSKPGKKESRLTLKKGLNRLIWDLSYESPEVQNGARFSLADISGVNAPPGQHTVELKLGTLTESQTFTLEKDPRWTQSDEDLVAQYELSMQAMNLLNNCHTTIGKIRSLRSQLKGIEQREMEGPLKEKFLEESKIIQQELSSLENQLIQTASESSQDPINYPPMLDDQMAYLYSVVNNQDDRPNQGAYERFEDLKTAFQPHQKKMDELVEEVKSLNKMLMENGVGVINMEAK
- a CDS encoding zinc dependent phospholipase C family protein yields the protein MRSKSLFAVAALFFILLTSLVSPRWGFFGHRRINRMAVFTLPPDLIGLYKKNLEYVTEHAVDPDKRRYATRHEAVRHYIDIDHWDTYPFSKVPRDWTEALMKYTSIHVVNELGDTLVLTPDPLPKKGESENYFSLRRPDGQLAWSISKGHYERFFRNNILNQYYEDDWLVPCDSFRVLLGQYGQGLDCQAVFAKDHFSEYGILPFHLPVMQNRLTTAFRQKNINQILRLSAEIGHYIGDAHVPLHTTENYNGQLTDQLGIHAFWESRLPELYADKTYDFFVGKATYIEDPKSYFWKIVLDSHVLLDSVLQIEKELSQTFPPDQQFCFEERLDATVRTQCPAYCAAYHDRMAGMVEKRMQDAILAIGSAWFTAWVDAGQPAFNLLRASKPSRGELAEMEALEREYNAGAVKGRKHE
- a CDS encoding DUF4340 domain-containing protein gives rise to the protein MKNKTLILLLFFVLVGGTTLYYLLNSDDRKSTILYEERSFAIEDTAAIYKIFLADRFDHQTTLERKGTHWTYNGKYKANANAVENLLDAIKRVKMQFKPPNAAVNNLVKSLATEGIKVELYDRQNNLMKAYYIGGSTPDERGTYIMIEGANQPYVASIPAWTGNIRFRYNLTGDDWRDKTVFGLSADQIQAISINYPLQRNQSFTLVRNQQQFDLSPFYDLTPRKPQAPNQGKIQAYLYLFDHLLAESFINGQAKRDSILQQIPFCEIRLEQTDGTIKEVALHPRYFQTGLDEKTGGGTVETIVERYYANVDNEDFMLVQNEVFKKIFWSYDFFFD